A genomic segment from Fundulus heteroclitus isolate FHET01 unplaced genomic scaffold, MU-UCD_Fhet_4.1 scaffold_136, whole genome shotgun sequence encodes:
- the LOC105917932 gene encoding microsomal glutathione S-transferase 1 has protein sequence MAQLMEDDVFKAFTTYAAIVTLKMILMGPVTVYFRLTRGSFTNEEDVARKSAEEKKKLLKSHPDVERAQRCHHNDLENVIPFFFIGLLYALSGPELSTALLHFRIFTGARIFHSFAYILVLPQPSRGLSYILGMLVTFSMAYNLLSKVFFL, from the exons ATGGCCCAGCTGATGGAGGACGATGTTTTCAAGGCTTTCACCACCTATGCTGCTATTGTCACACTGAAGATGATATTAATGGGGCCGGTGACAGTATACTTCCGCCTGACCAGAGGG tccTTCACTAACGAAGAAGACGTTGCCAGGAAGTCTgcagaggagaagaaaaagttgttgaaaagtCATCCCGATGTGGAGCGAGCTCAGAG GTGTCACCATAACGATCTAGAGAACGTCATTCCATTCTTCTTCATTGGTCTGCTTTATGCCCTGTCTGGACCCGAGCTTTCCACCGCTTTGCTTCACTTCCGCATCTTCACAGGAGCTCGGATCTTCCACAGCTTTGCCTATATCCTGGTCCTGCCCCAGCCCAGCAGGGGACTGTCTTACATCCTGGGAATGCTGGTCACCTTCTCCATGGCTTACAACCTGCTAAGCAAAGTTTTCTTTCTGTAG